A single Amia ocellicauda isolate fAmiCal2 chromosome 9, fAmiCal2.hap1, whole genome shotgun sequence DNA region contains:
- the LOC136758262 gene encoding C-C motif chemokine 7, which yields MNALRLTVLIFAIILIGAEGARMSNTPKKCCFEFAEKQIPRGRIQSYAKTSQQCTNTGILFKTKRNKEFCASPSDSWVQDYMKFLDGKAQKK from the exons ATGAACGCACTTCGGCTAACTGTCTTGATTTTCGCCATCATCCTCATAGGAGCTGAAG GGGCCAGAATGTCAAATACACCCAAGAAATGCTGCTTTGAGTTTGCTGAAAAGCAAATCCCCCGGGGACGAATTCAGAGCTATGCCAAAACCAGCCAGCAGTGCACTAACACCGGCATCCT GTTCAAAACTAAGCGCAACAAAGAGTTCTGTGCCAGTCCTTCAGACAGCTGGGTGCAAGACTACATGAAGTTCCTTGATGGCAAAGCACAGAAGAAATAG